The following proteins come from a genomic window of Streptomyces sp. GS7:
- a CDS encoding phosphoglyceromutase yields MADAPYKLILLRHGESEWNAKNLFTGWVDVNLNEKGEKEAVRGGELLKDAGLLPDVLHTSLQKRAIRTAQLALEAADRHWIPVHRSWRLNERHYGALQGKDKAQTLAEFGEEQFMLWRRSYDTPPPALEDGSEFSQSDDPRYAAIPPELRPRTECLKDVVVRMLPYWYDGIVPDLVAGRTVLVAAHGNSLRALVKHLDKISDADIAGLNIPTGIPLVYELDADFRPVNPGGTYLDPEAAKAAIEAVKNQGKKK; encoded by the coding sequence ATGGCCGACGCACCGTACAAGCTGATCCTCCTCCGCCACGGCGAGAGCGAGTGGAACGCGAAGAACCTGTTCACCGGCTGGGTGGACGTCAACCTCAACGAGAAGGGCGAGAAGGAGGCGGTCCGCGGCGGAGAGCTGCTCAAGGATGCCGGCCTGCTCCCCGACGTACTGCACACCTCCCTCCAGAAGCGCGCCATCCGCACCGCGCAGCTGGCCCTGGAGGCCGCCGACCGCCACTGGATCCCGGTCCACCGCAGCTGGCGCCTGAACGAGCGCCACTACGGCGCGCTCCAGGGCAAGGACAAGGCCCAGACCCTGGCCGAGTTCGGCGAGGAGCAGTTCATGCTCTGGCGCCGCTCGTACGACACCCCGCCGCCCGCGCTGGAGGACGGCAGCGAGTTCTCGCAGAGCGACGACCCGCGCTACGCCGCCATCCCGCCGGAGCTGCGCCCGCGCACCGAGTGCCTCAAGGACGTCGTGGTCCGCATGCTGCCGTACTGGTACGACGGCATCGTCCCCGACCTGGTCGCCGGCCGCACGGTGCTGGTCGCCGCCCACGGCAACAGCCTCCGCGCCCTGGTCAAGCACCTCGACAAGATCTCCGACGCGGACATCGCCGGCCTGAACATCCCCACCGGCATCCCGCTCGTCTACGAGCTCGACGCCGACTTCCGCCCGGTCAACCCGGGCGGCACCTACCTCGACCCGGAGGCCGCCAAGGCCGCCATCGAGGCCGTGAAGAACCAGGGCAAGAAGAAGTAG